Proteins from a single region of Nitrospinota bacterium:
- a CDS encoding EF-hand domain-containing protein, producing MNNLISSVTGGFMAQAIYGPGQRDAMMNRLEQAFQKADANNTGSVDKSQFDSIFSIMKVPSRLKAEGADAVYKKLDPQKTGKVSKQDFVDGMMKELDRMRAEGRAGNNPPPNPESAPPPQQNQAYATANNRPQTMPPDKLAYSPQSLKSGQASQAGQYSTAPAGTKFNAYA from the coding sequence TTGAATAACCTGATTTCAAGCGTAACTGGCGGGTTCATGGCCCAGGCCATTTATGGCCCGGGGCAGCGGGATGCCATGATGAACAGGCTTGAACAGGCGTTCCAGAAGGCGGACGCCAACAATACCGGAAGCGTTGATAAGTCCCAGTTCGATTCCATTTTTTCCATCATGAAAGTCCCCTCGCGTTTAAAAGCGGAAGGGGCGGACGCGGTATATAAAAAGCTCGATCCCCAGAAGACGGGGAAAGTGTCCAAACAGGACTTCGTTGATGGCATGATGAAGGAACTGGACAGGATGCGCGCCGAAGGGAGGGCGGGGAACAATCCGCCGCCGAATCCGGAAAGCGCCCCGCCGCCGCAACAGAACCAGGCATACGCCACCGCAAACAACAGGCCGCAGACCATGCCGCCCGACAAGCTTGCGTACAGTCCTCAATCCTTAAAATCGGGCCAGGCCAGCCAGGCCGGGCAATATTCAACGGCCCCCGCCGGGACTAAATTCAACGCCTACGCCTGA
- a CDS encoding MoxR family ATPase: protein MSVDIQAVNEMVKQKSGFVERLYAEVGQVIVGQRKMIEGMLTALLCDGHILLEGVPGLAKTLSIHTMAQAVSLSFRRIQFTPDLLPADLTGAEIYNAKEAVFTTRKGPLFTNIILADEINRAPAKVQSALLEAMQERQVTIGSETFRLPEPFIVLATQNPIEQEGTYPLPEAQVDRFMLKLIVDYPAPADEMEIVKRNTSGIAPQVKPVLTWDELRAARRAVDGVYIDEKLIQYIINIVSATRRPGDFGLNIGNLIEYGASPRASIYLTRIAKAHAFLAHRGYVLPDDIKKAGPDVLRHRVIPSYEADAENVTPEDMIAKIFDTVEVP from the coding sequence GTGAGCGTGGACATACAGGCCGTCAACGAGATGGTCAAGCAAAAGTCCGGTTTCGTGGAAAGGCTGTACGCCGAGGTGGGGCAGGTGATCGTGGGGCAGCGCAAAATGATTGAGGGGATGCTCACCGCGCTATTGTGCGACGGGCATATACTGCTGGAAGGTGTGCCGGGATTGGCAAAGACCTTGTCCATCCACACCATGGCCCAGGCGGTCTCTTTAAGCTTCCGGCGCATCCAGTTCACCCCGGATTTGCTGCCGGCCGACCTTACCGGGGCGGAGATATATAACGCCAAAGAGGCGGTGTTCACCACCCGCAAGGGGCCGCTGTTCACGAATATAATCCTGGCCGACGAGATAAACCGCGCCCCGGCCAAGGTGCAAAGCGCGTTGCTGGAGGCGATGCAGGAGCGGCAGGTGACCATAGGTTCGGAGACGTTCCGCCTGCCGGAGCCTTTCATAGTGCTGGCCACGCAAAACCCGATAGAGCAGGAGGGGACCTATCCGCTCCCCGAGGCGCAGGTGGACAGGTTCATGCTAAAGCTCATCGTGGACTATCCGGCGCCCGCCGACGAAATGGAGATAGTAAAGCGCAACACCTCCGGGATTGCCCCGCAGGTAAAGCCGGTCCTCACCTGGGACGAGCTTCGCGCCGCGCGCCGCGCCGTGGACGGGGTGTACATAGACGAAAAGCTGATCCAGTACATCATCAATATCGTGTCCGCCACGCGCAGGCCGGGCGATTTCGGCCTGAACATCGGCAACCTTATCGAATACGGCGCCTCGCCGCGCGCCTCCATCTACCTGACCAGGATCGCCAAGGCCCATGCTTTCCTCGCGCACAGGGGATACGTTTTGCCCGACGACATAAAGAAGGCCGGGCCCGACGTGCTTCGCCACCGCGTGATCCCAAGCTACGAGGCGGACGCGGAGAACGTCACCCCGGAAGATATGATCGCGAAGATATTCGACACGGTGGAAGTGCCTTGA
- a CDS encoding DUF58 domain-containing protein, with translation MNDERESGASDILKKIRQIEISARKAVTSILSGEYHSIFKGMGMEFAESRPYQPGDDIRTMDWNVTARAGSPFVKTFREERELTLMLIADLSASGHFGSKSKFKAETAAELCATLAFSALRNSDKVGLIAFTNEVELYVAPRKGRSHALRMIRDILFFKPKGKGTDIAGALKYLNRVTCKRTIAFIVSDFAAPDFSRELKATSRKHDLVAVRVTDPREEKLEDVGLIALEDAETGETVILDTSDAVLSEKYEKSRRDEAGRLAKMFAAAKVDQISVGADKDFIGPLVKFFKARERKRRFG, from the coding sequence TTGAACGATGAAAGGGAAAGCGGCGCTTCGGACATCTTAAAGAAAATCCGGCAGATCGAAATAAGCGCCCGCAAGGCGGTCACCTCCATCCTCTCCGGCGAGTACCATTCCATATTCAAGGGGATGGGGATGGAGTTCGCCGAGTCGCGCCCATACCAGCCGGGGGACGATATCCGCACTATGGACTGGAACGTCACCGCCCGCGCCGGGTCCCCTTTCGTGAAGACCTTCCGGGAGGAGCGGGAACTGACATTGATGCTCATCGCCGACCTTTCCGCCTCCGGCCATTTCGGGTCTAAATCAAAGTTCAAGGCGGAGACAGCCGCCGAGCTTTGCGCCACGCTGGCCTTTTCCGCCCTCCGCAACAGCGACAAGGTGGGGCTAATCGCCTTCACAAACGAGGTGGAGCTGTACGTCGCCCCGAGAAAGGGGCGCAGCCACGCCCTGCGGATGATTCGCGACATCCTGTTTTTCAAGCCGAAGGGGAAGGGGACGGACATCGCCGGGGCGTTAAAATATCTTAACCGCGTCACATGCAAAAGGACTATCGCGTTCATCGTGTCCGACTTTGCGGCGCCCGATTTTTCGCGGGAGCTGAAGGCCACCTCGCGCAAGCACGACCTTGTTGCGGTGCGGGTGACGGATCCGAGGGAGGAGAAGCTGGAGGACGTTGGGCTTATCGCCCTGGAGGACGCGGAGACCGGCGAGACGGTGATATTGGACACGTCGGACGCGGTTTTGAGCGAAAAGTACGAGAAGTCCCGCCGGGACGAAGCCGGCCGGCTGGCAAAAATGTTCGCCGCCGCCAAGGTGGACCAGATATCGGTGGGGGCGGACAAGGATTTCATAGGGCCGCTTGTGAAGTTTTTCAAGGCCAGGGAGCGCAAGCGGAGGTTCGGATGA
- a CDS encoding VWA domain-containing protein, translating into MRLADPWFLLMLAALPLWWRAHFTARPHGVIFPDTGAVTRLASHKKQWAAHIPFYLRFAAVALIIIAVARPQTGYREEEIVSKGIDIMLALDISSSMSASDLKPTRLDASKKVIGDFIAGRTNDRIGLVVFAAHGFTQCPLTLDYPVLRSFLESSNIGLVEDGTAIGMAIVTAANRLKTSGAKSRIIILLTDGMNNRGSIDPLTAAKVAAAAGVKVYTIGAGKEGVYNQMVNDPRFGARIAPVRTEIDEKLLGQIAQITGGTYFRAEDETGLAEIYRRIDKMEKTDIKVRAYVRHTDWFMYLAVPALMLLMAEMILPATRWRIVP; encoded by the coding sequence ATGAGACTGGCCGATCCGTGGTTCCTGCTTATGCTTGCCGCGCTTCCATTATGGTGGCGCGCCCATTTTACGGCGCGTCCTCACGGGGTGATTTTCCCGGACACAGGCGCGGTGACGCGTCTGGCCTCCCATAAAAAACAATGGGCGGCGCACATCCCGTTTTACCTGCGGTTTGCGGCGGTGGCGCTGATAATAATCGCCGTCGCCAGGCCCCAGACAGGATACCGGGAGGAAGAGATAGTCTCCAAGGGGATAGATATCATGCTGGCGCTGGACATATCGTCGTCCATGTCCGCGTCGGACTTAAAGCCCACCCGGCTGGACGCGTCCAAGAAGGTGATAGGTGATTTCATCGCCGGCAGGACAAACGACCGCATCGGGCTAGTGGTATTCGCCGCGCATGGATTCACCCAATGCCCGCTGACGCTGGACTATCCTGTGCTGCGAAGCTTTCTTGAAAGCTCCAACATCGGCCTTGTGGAGGACGGCACCGCAATCGGCATGGCGATAGTCACCGCCGCCAACAGGCTGAAAACATCCGGCGCCAAAAGCAGGATAATCATCCTTCTCACCGACGGGATGAACAACCGTGGTTCCATAGACCCGCTCACCGCCGCGAAAGTGGCCGCCGCCGCCGGGGTGAAAGTGTACACCATCGGCGCCGGGAAGGAGGGAGTGTATAACCAGATGGTCAACGACCCCAGGTTCGGCGCCCGGATCGCCCCGGTGCGCACGGAGATAGACGAGAAGCTTTTGGGCCAGATCGCCCAGATCACCGGCGGCACCTATTTCCGGGCGGAGGACGAGACCGGATTGGCGGAGATATACAGGCGGATAGACAAGATGGAGAAGACCGATATCAAGGTGCGCGCTTATGTGCGGCATACGGACTGGTTCATGTACCTTGCCGTCCCCGCGCTTATGCTGTTAATGGCGGAGATGATACTCCCCGCCACCAGGTGGAGGATTGTGCCATGA
- a CDS encoding VWA domain-containing protein codes for MRFHSPEWWWAAAALPLALGLSLWGVKRGFEAMGRFVSPEMLARLAPQKVLGAKKARAGFLIIACALLIVALARPQYGVKPVQITRSGIDMVIALDVSKSMAARDIKPSRIERAKLEISRLASALEGNRMGLIAFAGKSFVECPLTTDTAALKMFLDSLDTSSIPVPGTAVGAAVHGAVEALAKSKAKTRAAIIVTDGEDLEGGVDEAISEAAKAGVKVFTVGIGSQTGAPVPEVDSEGNVTGYKTGDGGATVISRLDSRTLRSIADSTDGAFYATEGDSLDMDPLIKALKSMDKTDITSQEFTEYEERYQPFALAALLMLVADYLVFYRLSLRERAVSTRSAV; via the coding sequence ATGAGGTTCCACAGCCCGGAATGGTGGTGGGCGGCGGCGGCGCTTCCATTGGCGCTGGGGCTGTCGTTATGGGGGGTGAAACGGGGATTTGAGGCGATGGGCAGGTTCGTCTCCCCCGAAATGCTGGCAAGACTTGCGCCGCAGAAGGTTTTGGGGGCGAAAAAGGCCCGCGCAGGATTCCTGATTATCGCCTGCGCCTTGCTCATCGTGGCGCTGGCCCGGCCGCAATACGGGGTGAAACCGGTGCAGATCACAAGGTCGGGCATAGACATGGTGATCGCGCTGGACGTTTCAAAAAGCATGGCGGCGCGGGACATAAAGCCGAGCAGGATCGAACGGGCCAAGCTTGAGATATCAAGGCTCGCCTCGGCGCTGGAGGGGAACAGGATGGGGCTTATCGCCTTCGCCGGGAAAAGCTTTGTGGAATGCCCGCTGACCACCGACACAGCCGCGTTGAAAATGTTTTTGGACAGCCTGGACACAAGCTCCATCCCCGTTCCCGGCACGGCCGTGGGTGCGGCTGTGCATGGGGCGGTGGAGGCGCTGGCCAAAAGTAAGGCAAAGACCCGGGCGGCCATAATCGTCACCGACGGGGAAGACCTGGAGGGGGGGGTGGACGAGGCCATATCAGAGGCGGCCAAGGCGGGGGTGAAAGTGTTCACTGTCGGCATAGGGAGCCAGACCGGCGCGCCGGTGCCGGAGGTGGACAGCGAGGGAAACGTCACAGGCTACAAGACAGGCGACGGGGGAGCCACCGTTATATCCAGGCTGGACTCGCGCACGCTGCGTTCCATCGCCGATTCCACGGACGGCGCCTTCTACGCCACCGAAGGGGACAGCCTGGACATGGATCCGCTCATCAAGGCGCTTAAAAGCATGGACAAGACCGACATCACCTCGCAGGAATTCACGGAGTACGAGGAGCGATATCAGCCATTCGCTCTGGCGGCGCTATTGATGCTGGTGGCCGATTACCTGGTGTTCTACAGATTGTCCTTGCGGGAAAGGGCCGTGTCCACCAGATCGGCGGTGTGA
- a CDS encoding (Fe-S)-binding protein codes for MKYDFLESVRGEIEKCTKCATCQAGCPTYEATNSETLVARGKIRLAQGALNGEMELTPRVANDFSQCLSCMNCLSACPSGVDTMKIFSAMRAEIREKSGGGPVSNFIFKYLLAYPWRLNILAKFVGISSIFYKAAPRWLARFFPYSPGGVKRVTPDFLKANLRERVLAANCPNPAPAGKLKRVAFFSGCMTDLAFPEVGVKVIEGLKKAGVEVVFPKEQVCCGAPAYYNGDLKTTKELARRNIEVFTALDADAIVYSCATCGSVFGEVYRELFPNDPKVEALCEKIVDYQKLLVELSVETMLSGAEKASRKLKVTYHDPCHLRRGMGVWKEPRKLIKSLPNVEFVEMEGADRCCGGSGTFGLKFYEMSVDFGKFKAEAIKKSGADAVVTACPSCQLALADALNRAGLSIPVLHTADLVDTALSRKDNL; via the coding sequence ATGAAGTACGATTTCCTTGAATCGGTCCGGGGCGAGATCGAAAAGTGCACCAAATGCGCCACATGCCAGGCCGGATGCCCCACTTACGAGGCGACCAATTCCGAGACCCTGGTTGCCAGAGGCAAAATACGCCTTGCGCAGGGGGCGCTAAACGGGGAGATGGAGCTTACCCCACGGGTCGCCAACGATTTTTCCCAGTGCCTTTCGTGCATGAACTGCCTGTCCGCATGCCCATCTGGGGTGGACACGATGAAGATATTCTCCGCCATGCGGGCCGAAATCCGCGAAAAAAGCGGCGGCGGCCCCGTTTCAAACTTCATATTCAAATACCTGCTGGCCTACCCATGGCGGCTTAACATACTGGCCAAGTTTGTGGGGATCAGCTCGATTTTTTACAAGGCGGCCCCCAGATGGCTTGCCAGATTCTTCCCTTACTCCCCCGGCGGAGTCAAAAGGGTCACTCCCGATTTCCTTAAGGCGAACCTTCGAGAAAGGGTTTTGGCCGCCAACTGTCCGAACCCGGCTCCGGCGGGCAAATTGAAACGGGTCGCCTTTTTCAGCGGATGCATGACGGACCTTGCGTTCCCGGAAGTGGGGGTGAAGGTGATCGAAGGGCTGAAAAAGGCCGGGGTGGAGGTGGTGTTCCCCAAGGAGCAGGTGTGCTGCGGCGCCCCCGCATATTACAACGGCGACTTGAAGACCACCAAGGAACTTGCGCGCAGGAACATCGAGGTGTTCACGGCGCTGGACGCCGACGCAATCGTATATTCGTGCGCCACATGCGGATCGGTGTTCGGCGAGGTGTACCGGGAACTGTTCCCAAACGATCCGAAGGTGGAAGCGCTTTGCGAAAAAATCGTGGACTACCAGAAGCTCCTGGTGGAACTTTCGGTGGAGACCATGTTGTCCGGCGCGGAGAAGGCCTCGCGTAAACTAAAGGTGACGTATCACGATCCTTGCCACCTGCGGCGCGGGATGGGGGTGTGGAAAGAGCCGCGCAAGCTTATCAAGAGCCTGCCAAACGTGGAGTTCGTGGAGATGGAAGGGGCGGACAGGTGCTGTGGAGGCTCGGGGACGTTCGGGCTGAAGTTTTACGAAATGTCCGTGGACTTCGGCAAATTCAAGGCCGAGGCGATTAAAAAAAGCGGGGCGGACGCGGTGGTGACGGCGTGCCCTTCATGCCAGCTTGCGCTGGCCGACGCGCTTAACAGGGCTGGACTCTCCATCCCGGTCCTTCACACCGCCGATCTGGTGGACACGGCCCTTTCCCGCAAGGACAATCTGTAG
- a CDS encoding N-6 DNA methylase, producing MNEKTISAYLEALEKEHTKGHDTEHTHRPAFKNLFESLCEGLTATNEPKRIACGAPDFIVSQGNVPIGYIETKDIGLSLDQVEKSDQLKRYREALQNLILTNYLEFRLYIGGELKLEARLAREVNGKFKPIKEGGNDLGLLLQSFMAAKPPEINNSHELADKMARLARLIREIITKALDKESERGSLHQQMDGFREVLLHDLTEAQFADMYAQTICYGLFTARCYHKQGDRFTRRHAPHELPKTNPFLRKLFSHVAGVELDDRVAWAVDDLAELLDRAQINAILRDFGRRTRQEDPVIHFYESFLAAYDPRMREARGVYYTPEPVVSYIVRSVDHLLKEEFGLTKGLADESTVRIQGDDGKDHTVHKVQILDPATGTGTFLKEVISHIHESFARHKGAWPGYVADHLLPRMYGFELLMAPYAVAHMKVGLQLLDSGYDFAKDQRLQIYLTNSLEEQQPRQIVAPFTQWLTEEALAANRVKKEAPVMVVLGNPPYSGHSANIGEWIADLLKGKDSLSGKKTGNYFEVDGAPLGERNPKWLNDDYVKFIRFAQWRIERTGHGVLAFITNHGYLDNPTFRGMRQSLMDTFDDIYILDLHGNAKKKETAPDGGKDENVFDIQQGVAIGIFVKKGGVVKKLANVHHAELWGLREVFSGKGDDKKLASGKYHWLYAHEIKNTKWKTLKPSTPFYLFIPHDTRKRKEYEVGWKVNDIFPVNSVGVVTARDDLTIAWSSEEIYRRTKKFISLPPEEARLKYDLGPDARDWKVELAQDDLNKSGISKDKITPVLYRPFDVRYTYYTGRSRGFICMPRPEVMRHMMAGENLGVSTTRSTEIVGGWEHIFCTRDIVQHHTVSLKEVNYLFPLYLYPNKATNGDMFKNGLAKHTNLAPEFIEEFGQKLYLKFIPDGVGDLKKTFGPEDVFHYIYAIFHSPEYRKRYAEFLKMDFPRVPLTGNVKLFRKLCDLGAKLTAFHLLEDTPRTFTTFPETGSNEVEAVRYDDNKPGKVWINKVQYFENIPSEVWEFQIGGYQVMQKWLKDRKGRSLAYDDIQHYCSIAAALKETIRLMAEVDDIINGNGGWPIQ from the coding sequence ATGAATGAAAAAACCATTTCGGCGTATCTGGAAGCGCTGGAAAAAGAACACACCAAAGGGCATGACACGGAGCATACCCACCGTCCTGCCTTCAAAAACCTTTTTGAATCACTTTGCGAGGGTTTGACCGCCACCAACGAGCCAAAAAGGATAGCTTGCGGAGCGCCCGATTTCATTGTTTCACAAGGGAATGTCCCAATAGGCTACATCGAAACGAAAGACATTGGCCTCTCGCTGGATCAGGTTGAAAAGTCTGACCAGCTAAAACGTTACCGGGAGGCGTTGCAAAACCTCATCCTCACCAACTACCTCGAATTCCGCCTCTACATTGGCGGAGAACTGAAACTCGAAGCCCGTCTTGCACGGGAAGTGAACGGCAAATTTAAGCCCATCAAGGAAGGGGGAAACGACCTTGGCTTGCTGCTGCAATCGTTTATGGCGGCCAAACCGCCGGAGATAAACAACTCCCATGAACTGGCCGATAAAATGGCTCGTCTCGCCCGCCTCATCCGCGAGATCATCACAAAAGCCCTGGACAAAGAAAGCGAAAGAGGCTCGCTCCATCAACAGATGGATGGATTCAGGGAGGTATTGCTGCATGACCTGACCGAAGCGCAGTTCGCCGACATGTATGCCCAGACCATCTGCTATGGCCTCTTCACCGCCCGTTGTTATCACAAGCAAGGTGATCGCTTCACTCGCCGCCACGCCCCGCACGAGTTGCCAAAAACAAATCCCTTCCTGCGAAAGCTCTTTTCGCACGTCGCGGGCGTGGAGTTGGATGATCGTGTGGCCTGGGCCGTTGACGACCTCGCGGAACTATTGGATCGGGCGCAAATCAACGCCATCCTGCGCGATTTTGGCCGCAGAACCCGGCAGGAAGACCCGGTAATCCACTTCTATGAATCATTCCTCGCCGCCTACGATCCGAGGATGCGGGAGGCGCGGGGGGTTTATTACACCCCGGAGCCGGTGGTCAGCTATATAGTCCGAAGCGTGGATCACCTGCTAAAAGAGGAATTCGGCTTAACTAAGGGGTTGGCCGATGAAAGCACGGTCAGGATACAAGGCGACGATGGGAAGGATCACACCGTCCACAAGGTCCAGATACTCGATCCCGCCACGGGAACAGGAACATTCTTAAAAGAAGTCATATCCCATATCCATGAAAGTTTCGCCCGGCACAAGGGAGCGTGGCCCGGCTACGTGGCCGACCACCTCTTGCCACGAATGTACGGTTTCGAGTTATTGATGGCCCCATACGCTGTAGCTCATATGAAGGTAGGGTTGCAACTGCTGGACAGCGGCTACGACTTCGCCAAAGACCAGCGGCTTCAGATTTATCTCACCAACTCGCTGGAAGAACAACAGCCAAGACAGATTGTGGCCCCATTCACCCAATGGCTGACCGAGGAAGCGCTGGCCGCCAACCGGGTGAAGAAGGAAGCGCCGGTAATGGTGGTTTTGGGCAACCCGCCGTATTCGGGCCACTCGGCCAATATCGGGGAATGGATAGCCGATCTGCTAAAAGGCAAAGACAGCCTTAGCGGTAAAAAAACAGGCAACTACTTTGAGGTGGACGGCGCGCCGTTGGGCGAGAGAAATCCCAAATGGCTAAATGACGATTATGTGAAGTTTATCCGTTTCGCGCAGTGGCGCATTGAGCGCACAGGTCATGGAGTGCTGGCGTTCATCACAAACCACGGCTATCTGGACAATCCCACATTCCGGGGAATGCGCCAAAGCCTGATGGACACGTTTGACGACATTTACATCCTAGACCTGCATGGAAACGCGAAGAAAAAAGAGACCGCGCCGGATGGCGGCAAGGACGAAAACGTTTTTGACATCCAGCAGGGGGTGGCGATAGGTATTTTTGTCAAAAAGGGCGGTGTTGTAAAGAAGCTCGCCAACGTTCACCACGCCGAGTTATGGGGATTGCGCGAGGTATTCAGCGGCAAAGGGGACGATAAAAAGCTGGCCAGCGGCAAATATCATTGGCTCTATGCCCACGAGATCAAAAACACAAAATGGAAGACGTTAAAACCATCCACACCGTTTTATCTTTTTATACCCCATGACACACGGAAAAGAAAAGAGTATGAGGTTGGATGGAAGGTTAATGACATTTTCCCGGTGAACAGCGTTGGGGTGGTCACTGCGCGTGACGACCTGACTATCGCATGGAGCTCGGAAGAAATTTATCGAAGGACGAAGAAATTCATTTCCTTGCCGCCGGAAGAGGCCAGGCTCAAGTATGACTTGGGGCCGGATGCGCGGGATTGGAAAGTTGAACTTGCGCAGGACGACTTAAATAAATCAGGGATATCAAAAGATAAAATCACTCCCGTCCTTTATCGTCCCTTTGATGTCCGCTATACATACTATACTGGCAGGTCGCGCGGGTTTATTTGCATGCCGCGCCCTGAAGTGATGCGCCATATGATGGCGGGTGAGAATTTAGGGGTATCAACAACTCGTTCAACAGAGATCGTCGGAGGGTGGGAACACATATTTTGTACGCGGGATATAGTGCAACACCATACAGTCTCGCTCAAAGAAGTGAATTATCTCTTCCCCCTCTATCTCTATCCCAACAAAGCCACTAACGGCGACATGTTTAAGAACGGCCTTGCCAAACATACTAACCTCGCGCCGGAGTTTATCGAAGAATTCGGACAAAAACTATACTTGAAATTCATCCCTGATGGCGTTGGCGACCTGAAAAAGACCTTCGGGCCGGAGGATGTTTTTCACTACATCTACGCCATCTTCCACTCGCCCGAATACCGGAAACGTTACGCGGAATTCCTTAAAATGGACTTTCCCCGCGTGCCGCTCACCGGAAACGTGAAACTTTTCCGGAAACTTTGCGATCTCGGCGCGAAGTTGACGGCTTTTCATCTGCTTGAAGACACTCCCCGAACTTTCACCACCTTCCCGGAAACCGGATCAAACGAAGTTGAAGCGGTACGCTACGACGATAATAAGCCCGGTAAGGTCTGGATAAATAAAGTACAGTATTTTGAAAACATCCCAAGTGAAGTTTGGGAGTTTCAGATCGGCGGTTATCAGGTCATGCAAAAGTGGCTGAAAGACCGCAAAGGCCGCTCCCTCGCCTATGACGATATACAGCATTATTGCTCTATAGCCGCCGCGCTAAAAGAGACCATTCGCTTGATGGCGGAAGTGGACGACATCATTAATGGTAACGGCGGCTGGCCCATCCAATAA